In one window of Candidatus Sulfuricurvum sp. RIFRC-1 DNA:
- a CDS encoding Abi family protein has product MNNLQSQLQTIKNQSNGYTKSPKTFEEQLQHLKEKNLIITNEAYTLKKLSHINYYRLSAYFLPLQHPKSSKLDGIFLDNVRFEDVLELYFFDVELRKTVFKAIESIEVYFRTQIAYHHSLTYGAFGYLDPENFKTSPEFFDKVMVGIREETNRSSETFIAHFKEKYNTTDLPVWAMVEVVSMSTLSKIYAMLKTTEQQAVTYALNGVSKDLFHNWFHALTVMRNICAHHSRLWNKTLGVSFEKPRKIKEFHSLQGDKVFFALSVIAYILDAIGEEADFQSDIKTLIATHPKINIKSMGFVNGWEEMSVWE; this is encoded by the coding sequence ATGAACAACTTACAATCCCAACTTCAAACTATCAAAAATCAATCGAACGGTTATACTAAATCCCCAAAAACTTTTGAAGAACAGCTCCAACATTTAAAAGAAAAAAATCTTATTATCACCAATGAAGCCTATACTCTCAAAAAGCTCTCCCATATTAACTACTACCGACTAAGTGCCTATTTTTTACCTTTGCAACATCCGAAATCATCCAAATTAGACGGTATTTTTTTAGATAATGTACGCTTTGAAGATGTTCTTGAACTCTATTTTTTTGATGTTGAGCTAAGAAAAACCGTCTTTAAAGCGATAGAATCGATCGAGGTCTATTTCAGAACACAGATCGCGTATCATCATTCATTGACTTATGGAGCATTTGGCTATCTTGATCCTGAAAACTTTAAAACCTCCCCTGAATTTTTTGACAAAGTCATGGTGGGTATTCGAGAAGAGACAAACCGATCCAGTGAAACGTTTATCGCCCATTTCAAAGAAAAATACAACACGACCGACCTCCCCGTCTGGGCTATGGTCGAAGTGGTCTCGATGAGCACCCTCTCCAAAATCTATGCCATGCTCAAAACCACTGAACAGCAGGCCGTTACATATGCACTAAACGGTGTGAGCAAAGATTTGTTTCACAACTGGTTTCATGCCCTCACCGTCATGCGTAATATTTGCGCTCATCACAGCCGACTATGGAACAAGACGCTGGGTGTCAGTTTCGAAAAACCGCGTAAAATCAAAGAGTTTCACTCTTTACAGGGGGATAAAGTTTTTTTTGCTCTCAGTGTTATCGCGTATATTCTCGATGCAATCGGTGAAGAGGCTGATTTCCAAAGTGACATTAAAACGCTCATAGCTACCCATCCGAAAATCAATATTAAATCGATGGGATTTGTAAATGGGTGGGAAGAAATGTCGGTGTGGGAATGA
- a CDS encoding arsenic transporter, translated as MILAVTLFLITLVLVIWQPRGLQIGTSAVAGAIAAVALGVVSLTDVWTVTSIVWDATLAFIGIILLSMVLDEIGFFEWAALKMARLSHGNGHVMFIYMMILGALVAAFFANDGAALILTPIVLAKMKYLNMKPLPMFAFLMAGGFIGDSASNPLVISNLTNIVTAGYFNLGFWEYAKTMFLPNLLSIIASIIVLWIYFRKDIPTRIDITGLSTPESAIKNMTMFRLSWWFLALLMVGYFIGDIYHLPVSVFALGGALVFLAIATYFKATKPIMTIKAAPWQVVWFSIGLYVVVYGLKNGGLTTYLAGLIIELQSMGNVYAVIGTGFLSAILSSVMNNMPTIMIMDIAIAEAGNSALAYANIIGCNLGPKMTPIGSLATLLWLHVLAQKGVKIGWGEYMKVGLIVTPPVLLVALLGLV; from the coding sequence ATGATCCTTGCCGTAACACTTTTTTTAATTACCTTAGTCTTAGTCATCTGGCAACCTCGTGGGCTACAAATCGGCACATCCGCAGTAGCTGGTGCCATTGCCGCAGTGGCTTTAGGTGTTGTCAGCCTTACTGACGTGTGGACAGTAACGTCTATCGTTTGGGATGCAACGCTCGCCTTTATAGGGATCATTCTACTCTCGATGGTACTCGATGAGATCGGCTTTTTCGAGTGGGCGGCGCTGAAAATGGCGCGTCTCTCACACGGGAACGGTCATGTGATGTTCATCTATATGATGATACTCGGTGCTCTTGTGGCGGCATTTTTTGCCAATGACGGCGCGGCATTGATTCTAACGCCGATTGTACTGGCAAAAATGAAGTATCTTAATATGAAGCCGCTTCCGATGTTCGCGTTTTTGATGGCGGGTGGATTTATCGGGGACAGTGCCAGTAATCCGCTCGTAATTTCTAATCTAACCAATATCGTAACGGCAGGGTATTTCAATCTCGGGTTTTGGGAATATGCCAAGACCATGTTCTTGCCAAACCTTCTCAGTATCATCGCCTCTATCATTGTGTTGTGGATCTACTTTCGCAAAGATATTCCTACCCGCATCGATATTACTGGGCTTTCAACTCCAGAGTCGGCGATCAAAAACATGACAATGTTCCGCCTCAGCTGGTGGTTTTTGGCATTGCTGATGGTGGGGTATTTTATCGGGGATATCTATCACCTCCCTGTTTCAGTGTTTGCTCTCGGCGGTGCATTGGTGTTTCTTGCTATTGCAACCTATTTCAAAGCAACCAAACCGATCATGACGATCAAAGCGGCACCGTGGCAAGTCGTATGGTTCAGTATAGGGCTGTATGTCGTCGTGTATGGTCTTAAAAACGGTGGGCTTACAACGTATCTCGCTGGACTTATTATAGAGCTTCAGAGTATGGGAAATGTGTATGCTGTGATCGGTACGGGCTTTCTCTCCGCCATCCTCAGCTCGGTTATGAATAACATGCCGACCATTATGATCATGGACATCGCGATTGCCGAAGCGGGGAACAGTGCGCTTGCTTATGCTAATATCATCGGATGCAACCTCGGGCCGAAAATGACCCCGATCGGTTCACTCGCAACGCTTCTTTGGCTTCATGTTTTGGCGCAAAAAGGGGTTAAAATCGGGTGGGGCGAATACATGAAAGTGGGGCTGATCGTCACCCCGCCGGTATTGTTGGTGGCGTTGCTCGGGTTGGTTTAG
- a CDS encoding arsenate reductase ArsC yields MLKVLFVCVHNSARSQMAEAFFNQYAQNNDSSESAGIEPGTLNSYVVRAMGEKGIDISENETKGVFNLYKEGRTFSHVITVCDAEAAQRCPIFPGISRIIMWSFPDPSTFIGSDEEIMEQVRVVRDTIEDQVKAFIKNPIEENIL; encoded by the coding sequence ATGTTGAAAGTATTATTCGTCTGTGTCCATAACAGTGCAAGAAGCCAAATGGCCGAGGCTTTTTTCAACCAATACGCGCAAAATAACGACAGTAGCGAGAGTGCAGGGATCGAACCCGGAACCCTCAATTCTTATGTTGTTCGTGCAATGGGTGAAAAAGGGATCGATATATCAGAAAATGAAACCAAAGGGGTATTTAACCTTTACAAAGAGGGGAGAACATTTAGCCATGTGATTACGGTTTGTGATGCGGAAGCAGCACAACGTTGTCCGATCTTCCCCGGTATTAGCCGAATTATTATGTGGAGTTTCCCTGATCCGTCAACTTTCATCGGAAGCGATGAAGAGATTATGGAACAAGTGCGCGTTGTACGTGATACAATTGAAGATCAGGTAAAAGCTTTTATTAAAAATCCTATTGAAGAGAATATTTTATGA
- a CDS encoding metalloregulator ArsR/SmtB family transcription factor: MEIFLETISALNDETRIKILAFLDQHGPLCVCDLQSSLGMIQSRLSRHLKILKDGGFLRVDRCGTWAYYSIRTPLDRFRSEALAEIRCLGITLPPLQKLSETGDCKL; this comes from the coding sequence ATGGAAATCTTTTTAGAAACAATATCAGCACTCAATGATGAAACACGAATCAAAATACTGGCATTTTTGGATCAACATGGGCCACTGTGTGTATGCGATTTGCAATCTTCATTAGGTATGATCCAGTCACGTCTCTCACGGCATCTCAAAATCCTCAAAGACGGGGGATTTTTACGGGTGGATCGGTGCGGAACGTGGGCTTATTACTCTATAAGAACACCATTAGACCGGTTCCGAAGCGAAGCACTGGCTGAAATCCGATGTCTGGGAATCACCCTTCCCCCACTACAAAAATTATCTGAAACAGGAGACTGTAAATTATGA
- a CDS encoding arsenate reductase ArsC: protein MKNVLILCTGNSCRSIMAEALINAKMGDCVKAFSSGVKASGAVNPNAQALLEEKGYWREEYHSKVIETVLNNEFDLIVTVCDHAHETCPMFPKAVKTIHVAFEDPSGKAVEEYEKTLDLIEATLLPIVKSELCD, encoded by the coding sequence ATGAAAAATGTCCTTATCCTTTGCACCGGCAACAGCTGTCGCTCCATCATGGCCGAAGCGCTCATCAACGCTAAAATGGGCGATTGTGTCAAAGCGTTCAGCTCCGGTGTTAAAGCCAGCGGTGCCGTAAACCCAAATGCCCAAGCACTCTTAGAAGAAAAGGGGTACTGGAGAGAAGAATATCACTCCAAGGTAATCGAAACCGTACTGAACAACGAGTTTGATTTGATCGTCACCGTTTGTGACCACGCCCATGAGACCTGCCCGATGTTCCCTAAAGCGGTGAAAACGATCCATGTCGCATTCGAAGATCCGAGCGGAAAAGCAGTGGAAGAGTATGAAAAAACGCTCGATCTGATCGAAGCGACCCTTCTTCCGATCGTCAAATCTGAGTTGTGTGACTGA
- a CDS encoding permease yields MWQESVNILVYEWLKMPQGEKLSDALNFFIYDTVKILFLLIVIIFIVTLLRSYFSTEKVREYLSKKHEYTGNVLAALFGIITPFCSCSAIPLFLGFLQARIPLGVTFSFLISAPLNNEIAIAMLFGLFGWKVTALYIGFGLLVAIVGGIIIGRLGLEKEILIEVKPIEGEIRAEAQVIPFKIRLIEAKAYTLDIFRKIWLYVLIGVSVGAFIHGYVPTEIITSIAGADNLFAVPLATLLGVPMYSNAAGVMPLIEVLTSKGMLLGTALSFMMAITALSLPEAMILKRVMSLKLIGIFFGTVTLGIMGVGYLFNAIL; encoded by the coding sequence ATGTGGCAGGAGAGCGTCAATATCCTCGTCTATGAGTGGCTGAAAATGCCTCAGGGGGAGAAGCTCTCCGACGCTCTAAACTTTTTTATCTACGACACGGTAAAAATTCTCTTTTTACTCATCGTTATTATTTTTATCGTAACCTTACTACGCTCTTATTTTTCAACCGAGAAAGTACGGGAATACCTCAGTAAAAAGCATGAATATACGGGCAATGTTCTCGCCGCACTGTTCGGGATTATTACCCCGTTTTGCTCGTGCTCGGCGATACCGCTGTTTTTAGGATTTCTACAGGCACGTATTCCTTTGGGGGTGACGTTTAGCTTTCTTATCTCCGCGCCTCTAAACAACGAAATCGCCATTGCTATGCTCTTTGGGCTATTTGGCTGGAAAGTAACGGCTTTGTATATCGGGTTTGGTTTGCTGGTGGCGATTGTGGGGGGTATCATTATCGGAAGACTGGGGCTAGAGAAAGAGATTTTGATCGAGGTAAAACCGATAGAGGGTGAGATTAGAGCAGAAGCTCAGGTTATCCCTTTTAAAATACGACTGATTGAAGCCAAAGCGTACACGCTCGATATTTTTCGAAAAATTTGGCTCTATGTCCTCATCGGTGTGAGTGTGGGAGCCTTTATTCACGGATACGTCCCGACGGAGATTATCACCTCTATTGCAGGGGCGGATAATCTGTTTGCCGTACCGCTCGCAACGCTGCTGGGGGTTCCGATGTATTCCAATGCCGCAGGGGTTATGCCACTCATCGAAGTGCTTACTTCCAAAGGGATGCTTTTGGGGACGGCACTTAGCTTTATGATGGCAATCACCGCCCTCTCCCTCCCCGAAGCGATGATACTAAAGCGGGTGATGAGCCTCAAACTCATCGGTATCTTTTTCGGTACGGTGACGCTTGGGATTATGGGCGTCGGATACTTGTTTAATGCAATCTTATAA
- a CDS encoding thioredoxin family protein, translating to MKIEILGTGCTKCKALEEATKQAVAQSGKFAQIEKVEDIMKIMEYGVMSTPGLVIDGKVLSTGKLLSVNEIVELIKAQ from the coding sequence ATGAAAATAGAAATTTTAGGTACCGGATGTACCAAATGCAAAGCCCTCGAAGAGGCAACCAAACAAGCGGTAGCTCAAAGCGGAAAATTTGCTCAAATAGAAAAGGTTGAGGACATTATGAAGATAATGGAGTACGGAGTGATGAGCACTCCGGGGCTTGTGATCGATGGGAAAGTCCTCAGCACCGGAAAACTTCTTAGCGTCAATGAGATTGTGGAACTCATCAAAGCACAATGA
- a CDS encoding rhodanese-like domain-containing protein: MKTLFFLLFLGNILYAESFESYLKRFDYNERTEMKIKSLEAVELYKMGEVEFVDIRFKEEQAIWSFPFMKKIPLNELPDRLGELDKNKTIVTVCPHYDRAEMARIYLTLKGYKSRYLTDGLLGLAGYLRGDEAKEFIEETAGKIKP; encoded by the coding sequence ATGAAAACACTCTTTTTCCTTCTATTTCTTGGAAATATTCTCTATGCTGAGAGCTTTGAGAGCTATTTAAAACGTTTCGATTACAACGAACGCACCGAAATGAAGATCAAAAGTCTCGAAGCGGTTGAACTCTATAAAATGGGAGAGGTCGAATTTGTCGATATCCGTTTCAAAGAGGAACAAGCCATTTGGAGTTTCCCTTTTATGAAAAAAATACCCCTAAACGAACTCCCCGATCGACTGGGTGAACTCGACAAAAACAAAACCATTGTGACCGTCTGCCCCCACTACGACCGCGCTGAAATGGCACGAATATATTTAACGCTAAAAGGGTATAAAAGCCGCTATCTTACTGACGGACTGCTTGGATTGGCAGGGTATCTGCGCGGTGATGAAGCCAAAGAATTTATAGAGGAAACAGCAGGGAAAATAAAACCTTAA
- a CDS encoding MFS transporter, with the protein MKIQSLNRNIIALGANSFFTDFSTEMILPLLPIFLERFLHASKSEIGLIEGTAELGVALLIALSGFYSDRLGKRKGLTVLGYALSNFIKPLAFFAQSATMIAAIRIGDRLSKGIRVAPRDALISASTPKEISGFVFGFHKMMDGAGALAGALTAFVVLWFLGESESSFRTVFAISLIPGLISMAILIFLVTDTPFEPSKSRFVPKALPSSFYWLVGFQSLFSLIAMNYSFMLLKAESNGLALVMIPLAYALYNLTQSLFAIPIGKFADRIGKSTLLSAVYIAFGLGALAMTLGYAWAIWLGFGIYGFFAAGFNALAKAIISDTAPMEFKATAYGIYYTAVGIATFASLVLGGIIWDHYGSTLLFSIASSSALVLGALLYFMRHRLLHTD; encoded by the coding sequence ATGAAAATACAATCACTTAACCGCAACATTATCGCCCTCGGTGCTAACAGTTTTTTCACCGATTTCTCGACCGAGATGATTCTCCCTCTCCTCCCCATTTTTCTGGAGCGGTTCCTTCACGCGTCTAAAAGTGAAATCGGTCTGATCGAGGGGACAGCGGAGCTGGGGGTTGCGTTACTCATTGCACTTTCAGGATTTTATTCGGACCGTCTCGGAAAACGCAAAGGGCTGACGGTATTGGGTTACGCCCTCTCGAACTTCATCAAACCCCTTGCCTTTTTCGCCCAAAGTGCGACGATGATTGCCGCAATCCGAATCGGTGATCGCCTCTCCAAAGGGATACGGGTCGCTCCTCGCGATGCCCTGATCAGTGCCTCTACCCCCAAAGAGATCAGCGGATTCGTATTCGGGTTTCATAAAATGATGGACGGTGCAGGAGCCTTGGCAGGGGCACTCACCGCTTTTGTCGTTTTGTGGTTCCTGGGGGAGAGCGAATCCTCTTTTCGAACCGTCTTTGCTATTAGTCTGATCCCCGGACTTATCTCGATGGCAATTCTCATCTTTCTGGTCACCGATACTCCGTTTGAGCCTTCAAAGAGCCGATTTGTGCCAAAAGCTCTCCCTTCTTCGTTTTATTGGCTGGTGGGATTCCAAAGCCTCTTTAGCCTCATTGCCATGAACTACTCGTTTATGCTTCTCAAAGCTGAAAGTAACGGCCTTGCTCTCGTGATGATCCCGCTTGCCTATGCCCTCTATAATCTCACCCAATCCCTCTTCGCCATCCCCATCGGAAAATTCGCCGACCGAATCGGCAAGTCTACCCTGTTGTCTGCCGTCTATATTGCATTCGGTTTGGGTGCGTTGGCGATGACATTAGGCTACGCATGGGCCATTTGGCTGGGTTTTGGAATCTACGGGTTTTTCGCCGCCGGCTTTAACGCATTAGCAAAGGCAATTATTTCGGATACCGCACCGATGGAGTTCAAAGCAACCGCCTACGGGATTTATTATACGGCGGTAGGGATTGCAACTTTTGCCTCATTGGTACTCGGCGGAATTATTTGGGATCATTACGGCAGTACCCTTCTTTTTTCGATTGCGTCATCATCAGCTCTTGTACTTGGTGCATTACTTTATTTTATGCGGCATCGTCTGTTACACACCGATTAA
- the sulP gene encoding sulfate permease yields MFRSIHDSLEPKIVTLFKRQGYSRADFIADTIAGLAVAIVALPLAMAIAIASNLPPERGLFTAIVAGFLISAHGGSRYQIGGPTAAFIVTVATVAMKHGYEGLVLATIMAGIILMIMAFVRAGELIKFIPYPVIVGFTSGIALLIAFSQIRDFFGLSIATVPPDFVDKLYVYLAHLHETNFIAVMVALVSIGIIIAAKRHTPHIPGPIIVVTLSALAVWGLGLPVETIESRFGSIPSMLPSPVWPEITFDKLRLLLPDAITIATLAAIESLLSAVVADGMTGTRHKSNAELLGQGVANIASGIFGGLPATGAIARTATNIKAGARTPVAGMMHAFWLFIFMLLLAPFIVKVPLAALAAILMVVAWNMSEIKHIREIMHAPRTDRIVLIVTFGLTVLVDLNFAIQAGIALASILFIDQMMKATHIRAVENDEDDPDSIQNKSIPHEVEVYEIQGPLFFGVAEKLVDTLALFEKPSQVFILRMRYVPLIDAAGLHALEVLHERLHEKNTHLILSGVNPQVRKFIEKSHIDERIGKENIVDHIDKALARCHELLTRD; encoded by the coding sequence ATGTTCCGCTCGATACACGATTCACTCGAACCGAAAATTGTTACTTTATTCAAGCGGCAGGGATATTCACGTGCTGATTTTATCGCCGATACTATTGCCGGTTTAGCCGTAGCGATTGTCGCGCTTCCACTGGCTATGGCGATCGCTATCGCATCCAATCTACCCCCTGAGCGGGGACTCTTTACCGCGATTGTTGCCGGATTTCTGATCTCGGCGCATGGCGGAAGCCGCTATCAGATCGGAGGACCGACTGCGGCGTTTATCGTCACCGTTGCAACGGTAGCGATGAAACACGGCTACGAGGGATTGGTTCTGGCAACCATTATGGCAGGGATCATTCTCATGATAATGGCGTTTGTCCGAGCCGGTGAGCTCATCAAATTTATCCCCTACCCCGTTATTGTCGGATTTACCTCCGGTATTGCTCTGCTCATTGCTTTTTCGCAGATTCGTGATTTCTTCGGCCTCTCTATCGCTACGGTTCCCCCCGATTTTGTCGATAAACTCTACGTTTATCTCGCCCATCTGCATGAAACCAATTTTATTGCCGTTATGGTTGCCCTTGTCTCAATCGGAATCATCATCGCGGCCAAACGTCATACTCCGCACATTCCCGGACCGATTATCGTAGTTACCCTCTCGGCGCTAGCCGTATGGGGGTTGGGACTTCCGGTCGAAACGATAGAGAGCCGTTTTGGATCTATCCCCTCCATGCTTCCCTCCCCCGTGTGGCCTGAAATCACGTTTGATAAACTTCGCCTTCTCCTCCCTGATGCCATCACGATCGCTACCCTCGCCGCTATCGAATCCCTCCTCTCGGCAGTTGTCGCCGACGGTATGACCGGAACACGCCATAAATCCAATGCCGAGCTTTTAGGTCAAGGGGTTGCCAATATCGCTTCGGGGATTTTCGGCGGCCTTCCCGCAACCGGAGCCATCGCTCGCACCGCGACCAATATTAAAGCCGGAGCACGCACTCCGGTAGCCGGGATGATGCACGCATTCTGGCTTTTTATTTTTATGCTTCTTTTAGCCCCGTTCATTGTTAAAGTACCTCTCGCGGCACTTGCCGCTATTTTAATGGTCGTAGCATGGAACATGTCCGAGATCAAGCATATCCGTGAAATTATGCACGCCCCTCGAACTGACCGCATTGTCCTCATTGTCACGTTTGGCCTTACCGTATTGGTCGATCTCAATTTTGCTATCCAAGCGGGGATTGCTCTCGCTTCCATTCTGTTTATCGATCAAATGATGAAGGCAACCCATATTCGGGCCGTCGAGAACGACGAAGATGATCCTGATTCCATCCAGAACAAGAGCATCCCGCATGAAGTCGAAGTGTATGAGATACAAGGGCCGCTATTTTTCGGTGTAGCGGAAAAACTGGTGGATACCCTCGCGCTGTTTGAAAAACCGTCACAGGTATTTATCTTACGTATGCGTTACGTTCCGCTGATCGATGCTGCCGGCTTACATGCGCTAGAAGTCTTACATGAACGGCTTCATGAGAAAAATACCCATTTAATCCTCTCTGGGGTCAACCCGCAAGTACGAAAATTTATCGAAAAATCTCATATTGATGAACGTATCGGAAAAGAGAATATCGTCGACCATATCGACAAAGCACTGGCACGATGCCATGAACTTTTAACGCGTGATTGA
- a CDS encoding EAL domain-containing protein codes for MTFRNKDVLADLDALEKGRIRSEQVNIAYKQAFASVYPLLFGSIVIYFLFYNTLQPSLISLWFLMVVITLLWRIWLLREYQNDQNRYNTAVWERRFQYVMFTSAAVWGSIAFFIYQTPNTLHQFFLIFLLSGIASIASGTLASLFSVVIIFLFLLLAPLFAVMFFHGGFEFQMMGILVVIFFILLAIAAKRIHVNIMNALISKILHQKATEALILSEERFETIFKDAPAGIFYYNTDLIVVETNNEMLQILKISHERMIGLDLKKLPDSCLYVSLNESVQGEKGFYEGPYTTMVNKLNLWISLRTSPIYDTERRIIGGVAIVSDITERVVAEEKMKHQAYFDALTDIPNRVLLKDRVEQSLAHYRRHGSLIAIMFLDLDHFKSINDSLGHHVGDALLIETAVRLSSICREGDTVARLGGDEFVILLNELGSDPHVAAQRAETVAEKIHEVLSFSFDVGQAESITTSSSIGIAIVSSNEQNADDLLKFADTAMYQAKKEGRNTTRFYQEQMDQWIKKRLFMENALRHAIKNGELELYYQPVIEISTRKIIGAEALLRWNHPEMGLVMPDEIINIAEESGLIVPIGEWVLMEACRQFVRWRAAHVSKSHIQRIAVNVSAVQFRQSDFVEKVIRIVAETGIVPYMLELELTESMIIDKVDTVIDKMNRLRTAGICLSMDDFGTGYSSLAYLKRLPFTTLKIDRSFVRDIMSDNDDAVLVETILSMASIFKLDVIAEGVETFEQFKFLESHGCQYFQGYLCSKPVQVNTFEELLNHDVQNCQAHL; via the coding sequence ATGACTTTTAGAAACAAAGATGTATTGGCGGACCTCGATGCGTTGGAGAAGGGACGTATTCGCAGTGAACAGGTGAATATTGCTTACAAACAAGCGTTTGCTTCCGTGTACCCCCTTTTATTTGGCTCCATCGTTATCTATTTTCTTTTTTACAATACCTTACAGCCTTCGCTGATCAGCCTGTGGTTTCTAATGGTTGTAATAACTTTGCTTTGGCGTATTTGGCTGCTTAGAGAGTATCAAAATGACCAAAATCGTTATAACACGGCTGTGTGGGAGAGACGTTTTCAGTATGTTATGTTTACTTCTGCGGCCGTGTGGGGGAGCATCGCATTTTTTATCTATCAAACCCCGAATACCCTGCATCAATTTTTTCTTATTTTTCTTCTTTCAGGTATTGCATCGATTGCGTCGGGAACTCTGGCATCACTATTTTCGGTGGTTATAATCTTTTTATTTTTGCTCCTAGCCCCTTTATTTGCCGTGATGTTTTTTCATGGCGGTTTCGAGTTTCAAATGATGGGAATTTTGGTTGTGATATTTTTTATCCTTTTAGCGATTGCGGCTAAGCGGATACATGTCAATATCATGAATGCGTTAATATCGAAAATTCTGCATCAAAAAGCGACGGAAGCGCTTATCCTCTCAGAAGAGCGTTTTGAAACTATTTTTAAAGATGCTCCTGCCGGTATTTTTTATTACAACACCGACTTAATTGTCGTAGAAACCAATAATGAGATGCTTCAAATTTTAAAAATCAGCCATGAAAGGATGATCGGTTTAGATTTGAAAAAACTGCCGGATAGCTGTTTGTATGTCTCTTTGAATGAATCTGTTCAGGGTGAAAAAGGGTTCTATGAAGGTCCTTATACGACAATGGTTAACAAGCTTAATCTCTGGATAAGTTTACGCACTTCTCCGATTTATGATACCGAAAGACGGATTATCGGAGGAGTAGCGATCGTCTCTGATATTACTGAACGGGTGGTTGCCGAAGAAAAAATGAAGCATCAGGCCTATTTCGATGCCCTGACCGATATCCCCAATCGTGTACTGCTGAAAGATCGCGTAGAACAGTCTTTGGCACATTATCGCCGTCATGGAAGTTTGATTGCCATTATGTTTTTGGATTTGGATCATTTTAAAAGTATTAATGACTCTTTAGGACATCATGTGGGTGATGCCCTTTTGATCGAGACGGCGGTACGTCTGAGCTCTATATGCAGGGAGGGAGACACCGTTGCACGTTTAGGCGGAGATGAGTTTGTTATTTTGCTGAATGAACTCGGGAGTGATCCTCATGTCGCGGCCCAGCGTGCAGAGACGGTTGCGGAAAAAATTCATGAAGTTCTCTCTTTTTCTTTTGATGTCGGGCAGGCCGAATCTATCACCACCAGTTCCAGTATCGGAATAGCGATCGTGAGTTCAAATGAACAAAATGCGGATGATTTACTGAAATTTGCCGATACGGCGATGTATCAGGCGAAAAAAGAGGGGAGAAATACGACTCGATTTTATCAAGAGCAAATGGATCAATGGATTAAAAAACGGCTGTTTATGGAAAATGCGCTTCGCCATGCGATTAAAAACGGTGAGTTGGAACTCTATTATCAGCCGGTCATTGAAATTTCTACAAGAAAGATCATTGGAGCCGAAGCATTGCTACGATGGAATCACCCTGAAATGGGGCTGGTAATGCCCGATGAAATCATTAACATTGCCGAAGAGAGCGGATTGATCGTCCCTATCGGCGAATGGGTCTTGATGGAAGCGTGCAGACAGTTCGTCCGATGGCGTGCCGCTCATGTGAGTAAATCGCATATTCAGCGTATTGCGGTCAATGTAAGTGCCGTACAGTTTAGACAAAGCGATTTTGTCGAAAAAGTGATCCGCATTGTTGCAGAAACCGGTATTGTCCCCTATATGCTTGAACTGGAGCTTACCGAATCGATGATTATTGACAAAGTCGATACGGTAATCGATAAAATGAACCGTCTTCGTACTGCCGGTATTTGCCTTTCTATGGACGATTTTGGTACAGGGTATTCGTCTCTCGCTTATTTAAAACGGCTTCCGTTTACAACGCTTAAAATTGATCGAAGTTTCGTACGTGACATTATGAGTGATAATGATGATGCGGTTTTGGTTGAGACTATTTTGTCGATGGCTTCGATTTTTAAACTGGATGTTATAGCAGAGGGTGTTGAAACGTTTGAGCAGTTCAAATTCCTAGAAAGTCATGGATGCCAATACTTTCAAGGGTATTTGTGCAGTAAACCGGTTCAAGTCAATACCTTTGAAGAGTTGCTTAATCATGATGTTCAGAATTGTCAAGCCCATTTATGA